Proteins encoded within one genomic window of Nitrospina gracilis 3/211:
- the pal gene encoding peptidoglycan-associated lipoprotein Pal — translation MENPPEEPVETVSVEPEPTPEPETQPEEGFDIQVQETEESGAFITESPEENVESSTIPDFQVEAPKEEETTKVEQMDMSNNTFVAEPQENPVIEDTAKVFEQPEEPEKIEEARLLAFEPTAQIEDVYFAFDSFDLDEKSKDRLRANVQWLKQNPNAKVEIQGHCDERGTNNYNLGLGERRALATKKFLASQGVDESRLHTISYGEEKPFCFESSENCWWRNRRAHFLISE, via the coding sequence GTGGAAAATCCTCCTGAGGAGCCCGTCGAAACCGTATCGGTGGAGCCGGAACCCACTCCGGAACCGGAAACCCAGCCGGAAGAGGGTTTCGATATCCAGGTTCAGGAAACCGAGGAAAGTGGAGCCTTCATTACCGAATCACCTGAGGAAAATGTGGAGTCGTCCACCATTCCTGATTTCCAGGTAGAGGCGCCTAAGGAAGAGGAAACCACCAAGGTCGAACAAATGGACATGAGCAACAACACGTTTGTCGCCGAGCCTCAGGAAAATCCGGTTATCGAGGATACCGCCAAGGTGTTTGAGCAGCCGGAAGAACCGGAAAAGATCGAGGAGGCACGCCTGCTTGCATTCGAACCTACGGCGCAGATCGAAGACGTTTACTTCGCCTTTGACAGCTTTGACCTCGATGAAAAAAGCAAGGATCGCCTGCGCGCCAACGTGCAATGGCTCAAGCAGAACCCCAATGCCAAAGTGGAAATTCAGGGGCACTGCGACGAGCGCGGTACCAACAACTACAACCTGGGTCTCGGCGAGCGCCGGGCTTTGGCCACCAAGAAGTTTCTGGCCTCTCAGGGTGTGGATGAAAGCCGCCTGCACACCATCAGCTACGGTGAAGAAAAGCCGTTCTGCTTTGAAAGCAGTGAGAATTGCTGGTGGCGTAACCGCCGCGCGCATTTTCTGATTTCTGAATAA
- the radA gene encoding DNA repair protein RadA has product MAKTLTAFVCQSCGHRVPKWMGKCPACEDWNTLVEEVSPPSSDSKRGPRAKKETPSLQPITQVLEAPSSRLPTGIEEFDRTLGGGLVPGSLVLIGGDPGIGKSTLVLQSMWRVARSGKKVLYVSGEESPEQIKLRAQRLGCLDDDLIIGAEICIEEVLRLIDQSKPDVLVLDSIQTFYTVDLQSAPGSIGQVREVAFKVFQECKARSLPVVIIGHITKEGAIAGPKSLEHIVDAVLYFEGERGHSYRILRAIKNRFGATPEMGVFEMSQEGLTPVGNPSEIFLAERPQDTTGSVIVATMEGTRPLLVEVQALVSGSSSIGMPRRMATGVDPNRMTLLVAIMEKRLGLNLAGEDIFVNLAGGIKVSEPAVDLGIAVAIASSFQNRPVDPGVVVVGEVGLTGEVRSVVQLEPRLLEAASLGFSRCVVPHSSRKSPGGTSPSLEVVWVKTLAEALETIL; this is encoded by the coding sequence ATGGCGAAGACCCTGACGGCATTTGTATGCCAGTCCTGCGGACACCGCGTTCCCAAGTGGATGGGAAAGTGTCCCGCGTGCGAAGACTGGAACACCCTGGTGGAAGAGGTGTCCCCACCCTCGTCCGATTCCAAACGCGGTCCCCGCGCCAAAAAAGAAACACCGTCCCTGCAACCCATCACGCAGGTTCTGGAAGCTCCTTCCTCGCGTCTTCCCACGGGCATTGAGGAGTTCGACCGTACCCTGGGGGGCGGGCTGGTTCCGGGGTCGCTTGTGTTGATCGGTGGCGACCCGGGTATCGGCAAGTCCACCCTGGTTCTGCAAAGCATGTGGCGCGTTGCCCGCTCCGGAAAAAAAGTGTTGTACGTTTCCGGCGAAGAGTCGCCGGAACAGATCAAGCTTCGGGCCCAGCGCCTGGGTTGTCTGGATGACGACCTCATCATCGGTGCTGAGATCTGTATCGAGGAGGTGTTGCGCCTGATCGATCAGTCGAAACCGGATGTGCTGGTGCTCGATTCCATTCAGACGTTTTACACGGTAGACCTGCAATCCGCCCCGGGGAGCATCGGCCAGGTGCGCGAGGTGGCGTTCAAGGTATTTCAGGAATGCAAGGCGCGTTCGCTCCCGGTGGTCATCATCGGGCACATCACGAAAGAAGGTGCCATCGCCGGTCCCAAGTCTCTCGAGCACATCGTCGATGCGGTGCTGTACTTCGAAGGCGAGCGCGGCCATTCGTACCGCATCCTGCGTGCCATCAAGAACCGGTTCGGTGCGACGCCGGAGATGGGTGTTTTCGAGATGTCGCAGGAAGGACTGACGCCGGTCGGCAACCCTTCGGAAATTTTTCTTGCCGAGCGGCCTCAGGACACCACCGGTTCGGTCATCGTCGCCACCATGGAAGGCACGCGGCCCCTGCTGGTCGAAGTGCAGGCCCTGGTCAGCGGGTCGTCCTCCATCGGCATGCCGCGCCGCATGGCGACCGGAGTCGATCCCAACCGCATGACGCTTTTGGTGGCAATCATGGAAAAGCGGCTGGGGCTGAACCTCGCGGGGGAAGATATTTTCGTCAACCTTGCAGGGGGTATCAAAGTATCCGAACCGGCGGTGGACCTGGGCATTGCCGTCGCCATCGCCAGCAGCTTTCAGAACCGGCCTGTCGATCCGGGGGTGGTTGTGGTGGGCGAAGTCGGTCTCACCGGAGAAGTGCGCTCTGTGGTTCAACTGGAGCCGCGCCTGCTGGAGGCCGCCAGTCTCGGGTTTTCCCGTTGCGTGGTGCCGCACAGTTCGCGCAAATCGCCGGGCGGCACGTCTCCCTCCCTCGAGGTGGTGTGGGTGAAAACCCTTGCCGAAGCCCTGGAAACGATTTTATAG